A portion of the Stigmatella aurantiaca DW4/3-1 genome contains these proteins:
- a CDS encoding polysaccharide lyase: MKRDFELGCSHSLADIQILRNRFLRLHIGWLAVILVVGPARADVVWRGDFETGDHSQYSHSQMVRADRLAVVTSPVAEGKYALKAMVKQGDDPINASGNRNELVYLSNEQVGSEYYYRWKVMFAPDFPSVKTWQVFTQWHHDGCCGSPPVEFFVYGEEIRLTMTDSVTPWRTPLTRGVWHEFIFHVKWSADAKVGFIELWHNGQQVLKKRNLATMYAGMKSYMKLGLYRSDTIKETGVVYHDGLIQATALEDVLPPPPPPESEEDPAEEETPQPGIPEVSPPEEGTPSEGGTSPGVTPGSPGSVNPPASGSSQELSPTYGCSATGGSLAALVALLGLLGNGRSRRRR; encoded by the coding sequence ATGAAACGTGATTTTGAGTTAGGGTGCTCGCATTCGTTGGCGGACATACAAATTTTGAGGAATCGATTCTTGAGACTTCATATTGGCTGGCTCGCGGTGATCCTGGTGGTTGGACCGGCGCGGGCCGATGTCGTCTGGCGAGGAGACTTCGAGACGGGCGATCACTCGCAGTACTCCCACTCGCAGATGGTCCGGGCGGACCGGCTGGCGGTGGTGACGTCGCCGGTGGCCGAGGGGAAGTACGCGCTCAAGGCGATGGTGAAGCAGGGCGATGACCCCATCAACGCCAGCGGCAACCGCAACGAACTGGTGTACCTGAGCAACGAGCAGGTGGGCTCGGAGTACTACTACCGGTGGAAGGTGATGTTCGCGCCGGACTTTCCCAGCGTCAAGACGTGGCAGGTCTTCACCCAGTGGCACCACGACGGGTGCTGCGGCTCACCGCCGGTGGAGTTCTTCGTCTACGGCGAGGAGATCCGGCTGACGATGACCGACAGCGTCACGCCCTGGCGCACGCCGCTCACGCGGGGGGTGTGGCACGAGTTCATCTTCCACGTGAAGTGGTCGGCGGACGCGAAGGTGGGCTTCATCGAGCTGTGGCACAACGGCCAGCAGGTGCTGAAGAAGCGCAACCTCGCGACGATGTACGCGGGGATGAAGAGCTACATGAAGCTGGGCCTGTACCGCAGCGACACCATCAAGGAGACGGGCGTCGTCTACCACGACGGGCTCATCCAGGCGACGGCGCTCGAGGACGTGCTGCCTCCTCCCCCGCCCCCCGAGTCGGAGGAGGATCCGGCGGAAGAGGAGACGCCGCAGCCTGGGATTCCCGAGGTTTCTCCGCCTGAGGAGGGCACGCCGTCCGAGGGGGGCACTTCCCCTGGGGTGACGCCGGGCTCGCCGGGCTCGGTGAATCCGCCGGCCTCCGGTTCTTCGCAGGAGTTGTCCCCCACCTATGGCTGCTCCGCCACGGGGGGCTCCCTGGCGGCGCTCGTGGCCTTGTTGGGGTTGCTCGGCAACGGCCGGTCCCGCCGTCGGCGCTGA
- a CDS encoding lasso peptide biosynthesis protein: MSYLFSWRGIPVGRVTLRRSAGQFTYVSRHLHTRGGQVGERKQEVTLALSAEGTVEGTDSVPQALWLWRGPPRPGCVTGREELTGREGAHCLTAVRGAEAEGTLLGSPFRARYDAQGWLQVLEVGESRFTRSAPGEKVRPPPELFSQGVPVQGNSGVLAFEPAWAVPGRVPGMTEWDAAAARALAARVHAAFPEKGPGAADWREGGAGEAGGCLAHALRFAAEAEARGHRVALVHGLLAVEGGPARPHAWVRVALPGGGGLELDPTSLDAVRPETHLALALVDPKGTSVEAGERWLELLRGTHRVVRRP; this comes from the coding sequence ATGAGTTACCTCTTTTCGTGGAGGGGGATTCCGGTGGGGCGGGTGACGTTGAGACGGTCCGCCGGGCAGTTCACCTATGTCTCGCGCCACCTGCACACGCGCGGGGGACAGGTGGGGGAGCGGAAGCAGGAGGTGACGCTGGCGCTGAGCGCGGAGGGAACGGTGGAGGGGACGGACAGCGTGCCCCAGGCGCTCTGGTTGTGGCGGGGGCCTCCCCGCCCGGGGTGTGTGACGGGCCGGGAGGAGCTGACGGGCCGGGAGGGCGCGCACTGCCTCACCGCCGTGCGGGGGGCCGAGGCGGAAGGCACGCTCCTGGGGTCCCCTTTCCGGGCGCGCTACGACGCGCAAGGGTGGCTCCAGGTCTTGGAGGTGGGCGAGTCCCGCTTCACGCGGTCGGCTCCCGGGGAGAAGGTGCGCCCTCCGCCGGAGCTCTTCTCCCAGGGGGTGCCTGTTCAAGGGAATTCCGGGGTGCTGGCCTTCGAGCCCGCGTGGGCGGTGCCTGGGCGGGTGCCGGGGATGACGGAGTGGGACGCGGCCGCGGCCCGGGCCCTGGCGGCGCGGGTGCATGCGGCCTTTCCGGAGAAGGGGCCGGGCGCGGCGGACTGGCGCGAGGGGGGCGCGGGCGAGGCGGGCGGGTGCCTGGCCCATGCGCTGCGCTTCGCGGCGGAGGCGGAGGCGCGGGGGCACCGGGTGGCACTGGTGCACGGCCTGCTGGCGGTGGAGGGAGGGCCAGCGAGGCCGCACGCGTGGGTGCGCGTGGCCCTTCCCGGAGGCGGCGGGCTGGAGCTGGATCCGACCTCGCTGGACGCGGTGCGCCCCGAGACGCACCTGGCGCTGGCGCTGGTGGATCCGAAAGGCACTTCGGTGGAGGCGGGCGAGCGGTGGCTGGAGCTGCTGCGGGGCACGCACCGGGTGGTGCGGCGCCCCTGA
- a CDS encoding arginine N-succinyltransferase, translating into MLLLRDVQKSDLAGLKRLAAVLNTVNLPNNEETLSAIIDKSVKSFAGKVKNPLEREYLFVLEDPRNGTLIGTSMVIAQHGTYEAPHIYYEVSEREHYSASIDRHIRHKVLSIAYNYEGPTEIGGLVVDPPYRATPDKPGKQLSYVRFLFIAMHRRLFRPRVLAELLPPLLPDGRSLLWEACGRKFTGLSYQDADRLSRQNKEFIKELFPASDIHAALFPARVQKVLGEVGPQTRGVQRMLERIGFRYMERIDPFDGGPHFEANVTDITLVRRFRTVKLAEEDFEMEGDDVLVAFEWEAGRNRFRAVRTHARLDNQLVFLPAKAKEVLGAPAGAKLSVIPFE; encoded by the coding sequence ATGCTTCTCCTGCGCGATGTCCAGAAAAGCGATCTCGCCGGCCTCAAGCGCCTCGCCGCGGTGCTCAACACCGTCAACCTGCCCAACAACGAGGAGACGCTCTCCGCCATCATCGACAAGTCGGTGAAGAGCTTCGCCGGCAAGGTGAAGAACCCGCTGGAGCGCGAGTACCTCTTCGTGCTCGAGGACCCCCGCAACGGCACCCTCATCGGCACCTCGATGGTCATCGCGCAGCACGGCACCTACGAGGCCCCGCACATCTATTATGAGGTGAGCGAGCGCGAGCACTACTCGGCCTCCATCGACCGGCACATCCGGCACAAGGTGCTCTCCATCGCGTACAACTACGAGGGCCCCACGGAGATCGGCGGGCTGGTGGTGGATCCCCCCTACCGCGCCACGCCGGACAAGCCCGGCAAGCAGCTGTCCTACGTGCGCTTTCTCTTCATCGCCATGCACCGGCGCCTGTTCCGGCCGCGCGTGCTCGCCGAGCTGCTGCCCCCGCTGCTGCCCGATGGGCGCAGCCTGCTGTGGGAGGCGTGCGGCAGGAAGTTCACCGGGCTGTCCTACCAGGACGCCGACCGGCTCAGCCGCCAGAACAAGGAGTTCATCAAGGAGCTGTTCCCCGCCTCGGACATCCACGCGGCGCTCTTCCCGGCCCGCGTCCAGAAGGTGCTCGGGGAGGTGGGCCCCCAGACGCGCGGCGTGCAGCGGATGCTGGAGCGCATCGGCTTCCGGTACATGGAGCGCATCGATCCCTTCGATGGAGGGCCGCACTTCGAGGCCAACGTGACGGACATCACCCTCGTGCGCCGCTTCCGCACGGTGAAGCTGGCCGAGGAGGACTTCGAGATGGAAGGCGATGACGTGCTCGTCGCCTTCGAATGGGAGGCGGGCCGCAACCGCTTCCGCGCGGTGCGCACCCATGCGCGGCTGGACAACCAGCTCGTCTTCCTCCCCGCCAAGGCCAAGGAAGTTCTCGGCGCGCCCGCGGGGGCGAAGCTGTCCGTCATCCCCTTCGAGTAA
- a CDS encoding ABC transporter substrate-binding protein, which produces MGAKRYLFGFGLVGGLVSALLLGSLLQTLAHVELGSQGWLWLLIATPLLYLLGGWLSWFSWAGYRSRIRRRVITRLAEGDLAITTQAEFEGREDVRRLLSSLRRAISQVQRVTANMHRTSTSVSEQARMLLEAARRQGQAVDHSLEAVSRMGETLQGAGQRVAQMDSFAHETTNALVEMTERLQQVGFALSSLDEFSHHTSELVQAMSERLDNIAAAGDELALFANEAESFVSVVGSGIEAVRRRANETNELAQAVTATAQRGEELVNDSVKGMYRVKETVRKAAEIVDSLGTRSREIGRIVDVIQEIADQTNLLALNAAIIAAQAGEHGRPFGVVANEIRGLAERSARSTREISTLVSGVRAEVDTTVVLVKEGREQATTGALLGDRAATALVEIRNITQRTFAAVESTVEETRRLEQQGSTVIEASQRVATRVDDVTRAAIEHAGQARELVRKTGEMVRLARDASEKVEGQARAGNMLSESVVRLTAAIDGIRKAHAVLTRGEVSIRDEVTRVREDARRVIRSGDELSRTVDQLGHETVSLESEVFRFRLPQPHSGGTLRVGIHQAAALRARQTLDPLFSVENQLAELCACVFSNLLRLEDGVLVPDLAERWEMDPSARIFCFFLRRGVTFHDGTALTAYDVKRHFERLLDPMVRSPDRSLLEDIEGAGPFTAGTTRDVSGLRVLNEGSLEIRLREPKAFFLHLLTLTPTAVARVDSDGRLLGTGPYRLELFDTDRILMERNPTYFRRDLPWLDRLEFRLMDSRQEALDQLQGGKVQFVSFLYAQQAQSPGMEELQTAASSTPSTAFVGLNLRESLYDDMRVRRAIRAGLDIPSLVEQFHPGARVARTLTPPELLQGLEPGSMPGPDVARAEQLLQEAGVRTVPLTLYYPAGRDSSEEDAVLFRPLVEAGLLELRHVELPSQDYTTRLREGRIPAFRTLWIADYPDPDNFLYFLLNSNAQNIYPLGYRNLALDRLTAEARVSIDPDLRHQLYLRAEAICEQDCPLIPLYHDRIYAVASPVVQGLRLHMTPPQVRFEDLWMDSDAAL; this is translated from the coding sequence ATGGGAGCCAAACGGTACCTCTTCGGCTTCGGACTTGTCGGGGGGCTTGTCTCCGCGCTCCTCCTCGGCTCGTTGTTGCAGACACTCGCCCACGTGGAGCTGGGCTCCCAGGGCTGGCTCTGGCTGCTGATCGCCACCCCCTTGCTCTATCTCCTGGGCGGGTGGCTGAGCTGGTTCAGCTGGGCGGGGTACCGCAGCCGGATCCGCCGGCGGGTCATCACCCGGCTGGCCGAGGGGGACCTGGCCATCACCACCCAGGCCGAGTTCGAGGGCCGCGAGGACGTGCGCCGCCTGCTGTCCTCCCTGCGCCGCGCCATCTCCCAGGTGCAGCGGGTGACGGCGAACATGCACCGCACCAGCACCAGCGTCTCCGAGCAGGCCCGGATGCTGCTGGAGGCCGCGCGGAGGCAGGGCCAGGCGGTGGACCACTCGCTGGAGGCGGTGTCCCGCATGGGCGAGACGCTCCAGGGGGCCGGCCAGCGGGTGGCGCAGATGGACAGCTTCGCCCACGAGACGACGAACGCGCTGGTGGAGATGACGGAGCGGCTCCAGCAGGTGGGCTTCGCCCTGTCCAGCCTGGATGAGTTCTCCCACCACACCAGCGAGCTGGTGCAGGCCATGAGCGAGCGGCTGGACAACATCGCCGCCGCGGGAGACGAGCTGGCGCTGTTCGCCAACGAGGCCGAGAGCTTCGTGTCCGTGGTGGGCTCGGGCATCGAGGCGGTGCGCCGCCGCGCCAACGAGACGAACGAGCTGGCCCAGGCCGTCACCGCCACCGCCCAGCGGGGCGAGGAGCTGGTCAACGACAGCGTCAAGGGCATGTACCGGGTGAAGGAGACGGTGCGCAAGGCCGCGGAGATCGTCGACTCGCTGGGCACGCGCTCGCGAGAGATTGGCCGCATCGTGGACGTCATCCAGGAGATCGCCGACCAGACGAACCTCCTGGCGCTCAACGCCGCCATCATCGCCGCCCAGGCGGGCGAGCACGGGCGGCCCTTCGGCGTGGTGGCCAACGAGATCCGCGGGCTGGCGGAGCGCTCCGCGCGCTCCACCCGGGAGATCTCCACCCTGGTGTCGGGCGTGCGCGCGGAGGTGGACACCACGGTGGTGCTGGTGAAGGAAGGCCGCGAGCAGGCCACCACGGGCGCGCTGCTGGGAGACCGGGCGGCCACCGCCCTGGTGGAGATCCGCAACATCACCCAGCGCACCTTCGCGGCGGTGGAGTCCACGGTGGAGGAGACCCGGCGCCTGGAGCAGCAGGGCTCCACGGTCATCGAGGCCAGCCAGCGCGTGGCCACCCGGGTGGACGATGTGACGAGGGCCGCCATCGAGCACGCCGGACAGGCGCGGGAGCTGGTGCGCAAGACCGGGGAGATGGTGCGCCTGGCGCGCGATGCCTCGGAGAAGGTGGAGGGGCAAGCCCGCGCCGGCAACATGCTGTCCGAGTCGGTGGTGCGGCTGACGGCCGCCATCGATGGCATCCGCAAGGCACACGCGGTGCTCACCCGGGGCGAGGTCTCCATCCGTGACGAGGTCACCCGCGTCCGGGAGGATGCGCGGCGGGTCATCCGCAGCGGCGATGAGCTGAGCCGCACGGTGGATCAGCTTGGGCACGAAACGGTGAGTCTGGAATCAGAGGTGTTCCGCTTCCGCCTGCCCCAGCCCCACTCCGGGGGCACGCTGCGCGTGGGCATCCACCAGGCAGCGGCCTTGCGCGCGCGCCAGACGCTGGACCCGCTCTTCAGCGTGGAGAACCAGCTGGCGGAGCTGTGCGCCTGCGTCTTCTCCAACCTGCTCCGGCTCGAGGATGGCGTGCTCGTGCCGGACCTGGCCGAGCGCTGGGAGATGGACCCTTCGGCCCGCATCTTCTGCTTCTTCCTGCGCCGGGGCGTCACCTTCCACGATGGGACGGCGCTGACGGCCTACGACGTGAAGCGCCACTTCGAGCGGCTGCTGGACCCCATGGTGCGCTCGCCGGACCGCTCGCTGCTGGAGGACATCGAAGGCGCTGGGCCCTTCACCGCCGGCACCACGCGCGACGTGAGCGGCCTGCGCGTCCTCAACGAAGGGTCGCTGGAGATCCGCCTGCGGGAGCCCAAGGCCTTCTTCCTCCACCTGTTGACCCTGACGCCCACGGCGGTGGCCCGGGTGGACTCGGATGGACGGCTGCTGGGAACGGGCCCCTACCGCCTGGAGCTCTTCGACACCGACCGCATCCTCATGGAGCGCAACCCCACCTACTTCCGCCGCGATCTGCCGTGGCTGGACCGCCTCGAGTTCCGGCTGATGGACTCGCGGCAGGAGGCGTTGGATCAACTCCAGGGCGGCAAGGTGCAGTTCGTCTCCTTCCTCTACGCTCAGCAGGCCCAGTCCCCGGGCATGGAGGAGCTCCAGACGGCCGCCAGCTCCACCCCCTCCACCGCCTTCGTGGGCCTCAACCTGCGCGAGTCGCTCTATGACGACATGCGCGTGCGCAGGGCCATCCGCGCGGGGCTGGACATCCCCTCGCTGGTGGAGCAGTTCCACCCTGGCGCACGCGTGGCCCGGACGCTCACCCCGCCCGAGCTGCTCCAGGGCCTGGAGCCCGGGAGCATGCCGGGACCGGACGTGGCGCGGGCCGAGCAGCTCCTTCAGGAAGCCGGCGTGCGCACGGTGCCGCTGACGCTCTACTACCCCGCCGGCCGGGACTCCTCCGAGGAGGATGCGGTGCTGTTCCGGCCGCTCGTCGAGGCGGGACTGCTGGAGCTGCGCCACGTGGAGCTGCCCTCGCAGGACTACACCACCCGCCTGCGCGAAGGGCGCATCCCCGCCTTCCGCACCCTGTGGATCGCCGATTACCCGGACCCGGACAACTTCCTCTATTTCCTGCTGAACTCGAACGCGCAGAACATCTATCCGCTGGGCTACCGCAACCTGGCGCTGGACCGGCTGACCGCCGAGGCCCGCGTCTCCATTGATCCGGATCTGCGCCACCAGCTCTACCTGCGCGCCGAGGCGATCTGCGAACAGGACTGTCCCCTCATCCCCCTCTACCACGACCGCATCTACGCCGTGGCGAGCCCCGTGGTGCAGGGCCTGCGGCTGCACATGACGCCGCCCCAGGTGCGCTTCGAGGACCTGTGGATGGACTCCGACGCGGCCCTGTGA
- a CDS encoding pyridoxal-dependent decarboxylase, giving the protein MSEKQEGAVPHLAAEEFRQLGYRMVDWIAGYWDRLESFPVRAPVAPGDVAARLPPHPPEQGLDGEKGWEAVFQDLEQVVLPGTTHWQSPSFFGYFPANVSGPAVLGELLSAGLGVQGMLWSTGPACTELEARVMDWLVELLGLPASFLSTSPTGGGVIQGSASEATLVAMVAARARIRRMSPGDAPLVAYASTQVHSSLLKAAMLCGVARDASDTTHVRTIATDATYGLNPEALERAITEDLAAGKRPFFVCATLGTTSSGAVDRLGPIGEVLARTGVTASGGWLHVDAAWAGAALVCPEFREGLAGMEAVDSFCFDPHKWLLTNFDCDAFFTRDRGALLEALSVMPEYLRNTASASGSVTDYRDWQVPLGRRFRALKLWLVLRHYGRQGLQAYIREHVRLAQRFVGWVAQDARFELAVPRSLALVCFRLAARPAEASAATDARNRALLERLNATGEVFLSHTVLPGVGERPTRYVLRMAIGGTRTQEGHVRACWELLQRLASE; this is encoded by the coding sequence ATGAGCGAGAAGCAAGAGGGGGCGGTGCCGCACCTGGCCGCCGAGGAGTTCCGGCAGCTGGGCTACCGGATGGTGGATTGGATCGCCGGGTACTGGGACCGGCTGGAGTCCTTCCCTGTTCGAGCGCCCGTGGCGCCGGGCGATGTGGCGGCCCGGTTGCCGCCGCATCCCCCCGAGCAGGGGCTGGACGGGGAGAAGGGCTGGGAGGCCGTGTTCCAGGACCTGGAGCAGGTGGTGTTGCCCGGGACCACGCATTGGCAGTCCCCCTCCTTTTTTGGGTACTTCCCCGCGAACGTCTCGGGGCCGGCGGTGCTGGGGGAGCTGCTCTCCGCGGGGCTGGGCGTTCAGGGGATGCTCTGGTCCACGGGGCCCGCCTGCACGGAGCTGGAAGCGCGGGTGATGGACTGGCTGGTGGAGCTGTTGGGGCTGCCCGCATCCTTTCTCTCCACCTCCCCCACGGGCGGCGGCGTCATCCAAGGCTCCGCGAGCGAGGCGACGCTGGTGGCGATGGTGGCGGCCCGGGCGCGGATCCGGCGGATGAGTCCCGGCGATGCGCCCCTGGTGGCCTATGCCTCGACCCAGGTGCATTCCTCCCTCCTCAAGGCCGCCATGCTGTGCGGCGTGGCGAGGGACGCGAGCGACACCACGCACGTGCGGACGATTGCCACGGACGCCACCTATGGCCTGAACCCGGAGGCCCTGGAGCGGGCCATCACCGAGGACTTGGCCGCGGGGAAGCGGCCGTTCTTCGTCTGCGCCACCCTGGGCACCACCTCGTCGGGGGCGGTGGACCGGCTGGGCCCCATCGGCGAGGTGCTGGCCCGCACGGGCGTCACCGCCTCGGGCGGATGGTTGCACGTGGACGCGGCGTGGGCGGGCGCGGCGCTGGTCTGCCCGGAGTTCCGGGAGGGGCTCGCGGGCATGGAGGCGGTGGACTCGTTCTGCTTCGACCCGCACAAGTGGCTGCTCACCAACTTCGACTGCGATGCCTTCTTCACGCGGGACCGGGGCGCGCTGCTGGAGGCGCTCAGCGTGATGCCCGAGTACCTGCGCAACACCGCCAGTGCCAGCGGCTCCGTGACCGATTACCGCGACTGGCAGGTACCCCTGGGACGCCGCTTCCGAGCCCTGAAGCTGTGGTTGGTGCTGCGCCACTATGGGAGACAGGGGCTTCAAGCCTACATTCGCGAACATGTGCGCCTGGCTCAACGCTTCGTGGGCTGGGTGGCGCAGGATGCGCGTTTCGAGCTGGCCGTGCCCCGTTCCCTGGCCCTGGTGTGCTTTCGGCTCGCGGCGCGCCCGGCAGAGGCCTCTGCGGCCACGGACGCGCGCAATCGTGCCCTGCTGGAACGGCTGAACGCCACCGGTGAGGTGTTCCTCTCGCACACGGTGTTGCCAGGTGTGGGAGAACGGCCCACCCGGTACGTGCTGCGCATGGCCATCGGGGGGACACGCACACAGGAGGGGCATGTCCGGGCCTGCTGGGAGCTGCTCCAGCGGCTCGCCAGCGAGTGA
- a CDS encoding Uma2 family endonuclease: MARGQQEPGEAGTFPRAPTQQAWESMSAQERARAVAALPGEVTWEEMAPPEGDRHFQAKVRALDALKGYFTRQRRKVYLAAELPVYYPGEKRFATDLLAVLDVEPHERDKWVVSAEGKGLNFVLEVHVGGDRKKDASLNVERYARLGIPELLESEEFVALLEEMMTGLHRRADEASQRAEEEAQRAQEEAQRAQEIERRLAESERRIAELQAEVEHLKKNER, from the coding sequence ATGGCACGCGGACAGCAGGAGCCCGGCGAGGCAGGGACATTCCCTCGAGCACCCACTCAGCAGGCATGGGAATCGATGAGCGCGCAGGAGCGCGCGCGCGCCGTGGCCGCCCTTCCGGGCGAAGTGACCTGGGAGGAGATGGCACCTCCAGAAGGCGACCGGCATTTCCAGGCCAAGGTGCGAGCCCTGGACGCGCTCAAGGGCTACTTCACCCGCCAGCGCCGCAAGGTGTACCTGGCGGCGGAACTGCCCGTGTATTACCCGGGTGAGAAGCGCTTCGCGACGGACCTGTTGGCGGTGCTCGACGTGGAGCCGCACGAGCGCGACAAGTGGGTGGTCAGCGCCGAGGGCAAGGGACTGAACTTCGTCCTCGAGGTGCACGTCGGGGGAGATCGAAAGAAGGACGCCTCCTTGAACGTGGAGCGCTACGCCCGGCTGGGCATTCCCGAGTTGCTGGAGTCCGAAGAGTTCGTGGCCTTGCTGGAAGAGATGATGACGGGCTTGCACCGGCGGGCGGACGAGGCGTCCCAACGCGCCGAGGAAGAAGCCCAGCGCGCCCAGGAAGAAGCCCAGCGTGCTCAGGAGATCGAACGGCGTCTGGCGGAATCCGAGCGCCGGATCGCGGAGCTGCAAGCCGAGGTGGAGCACCTCAAGAAGAACGAGCGCTGA
- a CDS encoding DedA family protein translates to MVEFLDNLIMALGLAGVLILGLAAMLEYLVPPFPGDTIILLGGVYAVRGDHPWPLVFVVVTAGSVAGAAINYWFGTWVARRFEAKPDTSFFGLTHARLAEVQARMRRGGPWLLLVNRFLPGIRGIIFIAAGAARMPRRNALLLGTISAMAHNALVLSVGRAVGGNLERLEGLMARYQMAVVILVVIGVLAVVVRTLARRRTPAT, encoded by the coding sequence ATGGTGGAGTTCCTCGACAACCTCATCATGGCGCTGGGGCTGGCGGGGGTGCTCATCCTGGGCCTGGCGGCCATGTTGGAGTACCTGGTGCCGCCCTTCCCCGGGGATACCATCATCCTGCTGGGGGGGGTGTATGCGGTACGGGGAGACCATCCCTGGCCTCTTGTTTTCGTGGTTGTGACGGCGGGCAGTGTCGCGGGCGCGGCCATCAATTACTGGTTTGGGACGTGGGTAGCACGGCGCTTCGAGGCAAAGCCAGACACGAGCTTTTTTGGCCTGACGCATGCCCGGTTGGCGGAAGTCCAGGCGAGGATGAGGCGCGGTGGGCCCTGGCTGCTGCTCGTTAACCGCTTTTTGCCTGGAATTCGAGGGATCATCTTCATCGCCGCGGGGGCAGCCCGCATGCCCCGGCGCAATGCGTTGCTGCTGGGCACGATCTCCGCGATGGCCCACAATGCGCTGGTGCTCTCGGTGGGCCGGGCGGTGGGGGGAAACCTGGAGCGCCTGGAAGGGTTGATGGCGCGCTACCAGATGGCCGTGGTGATTCTGGTCGTGATCGGGGTGCTGGCCGTGGTCGTCCGGACCCTGGCGCGGCGGCGCACCCCAGCTACCTGA
- a CDS encoding TIGR04013 family B12-binding domain/radical SAM domain-containing protein has protein sequence MDSPQKVALVLSYQYPGKYAFTVLAGAVEADATLAGIPIHFPRDRDSLLAAVRQCADEGYTVVAAWSFYSASFGPAAQELAWVRERLEGRRVLCIAGGVHATAETEQTLRAGFDLVAVGEGEHLLRELLGRLLRGEDPRATRGMARLEAGRMVLNGRGEGVVDLDAFPPFAAHHEKFGAIEITRGCIYACRFCQTPFLNKARFRHRSVRNVAEWARVLRASGRRDIRFITPTSLSYGSGDEAVNLEAVEALLAALREAMAPEGRIFFGTFPSEVRPEHVTPEALALLKRYVANDNLIIGGQSGSERILRSSHRGHDTEAVVRSVRVALEGGFLPNVDFILGLPGEGPEDIEATVRMMETLAGLGARVHGHTFMPLPGTPFRDAAPGRVDGETARRLDELASQGRLYGHWKQQVSLAEEIAQRRQPRARDRA, from the coding sequence ATGGACTCTCCCCAGAAGGTCGCGCTCGTCCTGAGCTACCAGTATCCGGGCAAGTACGCGTTCACGGTGCTGGCGGGGGCCGTGGAGGCGGATGCCACCCTGGCGGGGATTCCCATCCACTTTCCCCGGGACCGGGACTCCCTGCTGGCCGCGGTGCGCCAGTGCGCGGACGAGGGTTACACCGTGGTGGCCGCTTGGTCCTTCTACTCGGCGAGCTTTGGCCCCGCGGCGCAAGAGCTTGCGTGGGTGAGGGAGCGGCTGGAGGGCCGCCGGGTCCTCTGCATTGCTGGAGGCGTGCACGCCACGGCGGAGACAGAGCAGACGCTCCGGGCGGGCTTTGATCTGGTGGCCGTCGGAGAGGGCGAGCACCTGCTGCGAGAACTCCTGGGCCGCCTGCTCCGGGGCGAGGATCCCCGGGCCACCCGCGGAATGGCGAGGCTGGAGGCGGGGCGGATGGTGCTCAACGGCCGGGGAGAGGGCGTGGTGGACCTGGACGCGTTCCCCCCCTTCGCGGCCCACCACGAGAAGTTCGGGGCCATCGAAATCACGCGGGGCTGCATCTACGCGTGCCGCTTCTGCCAGACGCCGTTCTTGAACAAGGCGCGGTTCCGCCACCGGAGCGTGCGCAACGTGGCCGAGTGGGCCCGCGTGCTGCGCGCCTCGGGCCGGCGGGACATCCGCTTCATCACCCCCACCTCCCTGTCCTACGGCTCGGGGGACGAGGCGGTGAACCTGGAGGCGGTGGAAGCGCTGCTCGCGGCGCTGCGCGAGGCGATGGCCCCCGAGGGACGGATCTTCTTTGGCACCTTCCCCTCGGAGGTGCGCCCAGAGCACGTGACGCCGGAAGCCCTGGCGCTGCTCAAGCGGTACGTGGCCAACGACAACCTCATCATCGGAGGACAGTCCGGCTCCGAGCGCATCCTCCGCAGCAGCCACCGGGGCCATGACACGGAGGCGGTGGTGCGCTCGGTGCGGGTGGCGCTGGAGGGGGGCTTCCTGCCGAACGTGGACTTCATCCTGGGGCTGCCGGGAGAAGGGCCGGAGGACATCGAGGCCACGGTGCGGATGATGGAGACGCTGGCCGGGCTGGGCGCGCGGGTGCACGGGCATACCTTCATGCCGCTGCCGGGCACGCCCTTCCGGGACGCTGCGCCCGGGCGGGTGGACGGCGAGACGGCGCGCCGGTTGGATGAGCTGGCCTCCCAGGGGCGGCTGTACGGGCACTGGAAACAGCAGGTTTCGCTCGCCGAGGAGATCGCTCAGCGAAGACAGCCACGCGCGCGGGACAGAGCCTGA